A genomic window from Brevinematales bacterium includes:
- a CDS encoding DUF1349 domain-containing protein gives MEWLNPPAHFSGDNGVIKITTLPKTDFWRVTHYDFTKQNAHFYHRTFEGDFEISVKVSGAYRDNYDQAGLMILADDLNWIKAGIEFTDGIQNISAVITREFSDWSVQALNNAPESVWFRIIRRKESVEAAYSIDGENYCLYRLGYLSLNHALKTGIYAASPMGDGFPVTFEQLSINPL, from the coding sequence ATGGAATGGCTGAATCCGCCCGCGCATTTTTCCGGGGATAACGGAGTTATCAAGATAACGACGCTTCCGAAGACCGACTTCTGGCGCGTCACGCATTACGATTTTACCAAGCAGAACGCCCATTTCTACCACCGTACTTTCGAGGGCGATTTCGAGATATCGGTGAAGGTTTCCGGGGCTTACCGCGATAATTACGATCAGGCGGGACTGATGATACTGGCGGACGACCTTAACTGGATCAAGGCGGGTATCGAATTTACGGACGGGATTCAGAATATCAGCGCGGTGATTACGCGGGAATTCTCGGACTGGTCGGTGCAGGCATTAAATAACGCCCCGGAATCGGTATGGTTTCGGATTATCCGCAGGAAAGAATCGGTCGAGGCCGCATATTCTATCGACGGGGAAAACTACTGTCTCTATCGTCTGGGATACCTTTCACTCAATCATGCGCTCAAAACGGGTATTTACGCCGCATCGCCGATGGGCGACGGTTTCCCGGTAACATTCGAGCAACTCAGTATTAACCCTTTATAA
- a CDS encoding HD domain-containing protein: MHDSNGLSLFSSPPPSDLKFIVETLKNAGFEAYLVGGAVRDLIHRQVYHIEQIPGMDFDFATDAAPQKVIAVFSGKRIFTIPTGLQHGTVTVVLNGKNYEITTYRIDGAYADGRHPDHVQFSSSLEEDLARRDFTVNAIAYDILESRIVDPFGGTDDIRAKVIRTVGDPEARFSEDALRLMRACRIAAYMGYTIDERTLNAVRDCAPNIKKVSPERIQEELIKLMKADTPSTGLEYLRDTGLLRLILPELTEGADVDQNEYHLYDVYRHNIYACDAVPKEKPLLRIAALFHDIGKPRSKDYALRIGNGNVFYNHEIIGAKMAHHILKRLRFSNHASAYITDMVKNHMFYYTEEWTDGAVRRFLRKINGDPELLNDLFLLRKADRTASGVRKGDTSILERFRRRIEEIMQKDNALKVTDLAVDGYAIMESFKIKPGKIIGELLNHMLEKVLDNPELNTREELLKIGGEYLEHPPQASPHDEVEILI, encoded by the coding sequence ATGCACGATTCGAACGGCCTCTCTTTATTTTCATCACCACCGCCCTCCGATCTGAAGTTCATCGTCGAAACCCTGAAAAACGCGGGCTTCGAGGCTTATCTCGTCGGCGGAGCGGTCAGGGATTTAATTCACCGGCAGGTGTATCATATCGAGCAAATCCCCGGGATGGATTTCGATTTCGCTACCGACGCCGCCCCCCAGAAAGTGATCGCGGTATTTTCCGGCAAACGGATTTTTACTATTCCCACCGGGCTCCAGCACGGCACGGTTACGGTCGTCCTCAACGGTAAAAACTACGAGATCACTACCTACCGTATCGACGGGGCTTATGCCGACGGGCGTCATCCCGATCATGTGCAATTCTCCTCGTCGCTGGAGGAAGACCTCGCGCGCCGCGACTTCACGGTCAACGCTATCGCTTACGATATCCTCGAATCCCGTATCGTCGATCCGTTCGGAGGAACAGACGATATCCGCGCAAAGGTCATCCGCACGGTCGGCGACCCGGAGGCGCGTTTCTCCGAGGACGCGCTCCGCCTGATGCGCGCGTGCCGGATCGCGGCATATATGGGCTATACTATCGACGAGCGCACGCTGAACGCCGTCCGCGATTGCGCGCCCAATATCAAGAAAGTTTCGCCGGAGCGGATACAGGAGGAGCTGATCAAGCTGATGAAGGCCGATACTCCCTCCACCGGACTGGAGTACCTCCGCGATACCGGGCTTCTCAGGCTGATACTGCCCGAGCTGACCGAGGGCGCAGACGTCGACCAGAACGAGTACCACCTCTACGACGTGTACCGTCATAATATATACGCGTGCGACGCCGTGCCTAAGGAGAAGCCTCTCCTCCGTATCGCGGCGCTCTTCCACGATATCGGCAAACCCCGTTCCAAGGACTACGCGCTTCGTATCGGTAACGGCAACGTGTTCTATAACCATGAAATCATCGGCGCGAAAATGGCGCATCATATCCTGAAACGCCTGCGCTTCTCCAATCACGCGTCGGCATATATCACCGATATGGTGAAGAATCATATGTTCTATTATACCGAGGAGTGGACGGACGGCGCGGTCAGGAGATTTCTGCGGAAGATTAACGGCGACCCCGAACTCCTGAACGACCTGTTCCTGCTGCGGAAGGCCGACCGTACCGCGAGCGGAGTGCGCAAGGGCGATACAAGTATCCTCGAACGTTTCCGCCGCCGTATCGAGGAAATCATGCAGAAGGATAACGCCCTCAAAGTTACCGACCTCGCGGTGGACGGATACGCTATTATGGAGAGTTTTAAAATCAAGCCGGGTAAGATTATCGGCGAACTGCTGAACCATATGCTGGAAAAAGTGCTCGATAATCCCGAACTGAATACGCGCGAGGAACTCCTGAAGATCGGCGGGGAATATCTCGAGCATCCCCCGCAGGCCTCGCCCCATGATGAAGTTGAAATACTTATATAG
- a CDS encoding sugar O-acetyltransferase, translating into MPAEKEKMLAGGLYHASDPQLLEDRARALRLTYEFNQSHPDDLIKRVQILRSLFGKLGENFEIQPSFRCDYGYNIHIGDYFLANYNCVILDVCRVDIGNRVLFGPGVQIYTAAHPLDPALRASSMEFGKPVKIGDNVWIGGGAIVLPGVTIGDNSVIGAGSVVDRDIPDNVIAAGNRCRVIGEIGD; encoded by the coding sequence ATACCGGCCGAAAAAGAAAAAATGCTCGCGGGCGGGCTTTATCACGCTTCCGACCCGCAATTATTGGAAGACAGGGCGCGCGCGCTCCGTTTAACCTATGAATTCAATCAATCCCATCCCGACGATCTGATAAAACGCGTTCAAATTCTGCGCTCGCTTTTCGGTAAACTCGGCGAGAATTTTGAGATACAACCCTCGTTCCGGTGCGACTACGGGTACAATATCCATATCGGCGATTATTTCCTTGCGAATTATAACTGCGTCATCCTCGACGTCTGCCGCGTGGATATCGGAAACCGCGTACTGTTCGGGCCGGGCGTGCAGATATACACCGCCGCCCACCCGCTCGACCCCGCCCTGCGCGCCTCGTCCATGGAGTTCGGCAAGCCCGTGAAAATCGGGGATAACGTCTGGATCGGCGGTGGGGCGATTGTCCTGCCCGGCGTGACTATCGGGGATAACTCCGTGATCGGCGCGGGAAGCGTGGTCGACAGGGATATCCCGGATAACGTAATCGCCGCCGGGAACCGTTGCAGAGTAATCGGCGAAATAGGAGATTAA
- the rho gene encoding transcription termination factor Rho — MPVGKRKVKLKSDADTLNGNGFSDNNNENGGNALFEETQGQYTPPVEKTRSSDDDEFDDTPKNKPNPEEDVYVGTPTDEIALSAQKKPHRHETHIPGLPSEAEAKEIIEKVFPGDSKLSINELKKLSIVGLSIVAMHLKLDNYESMHTQELIYSILRKHADNGGVIYGGGTLQVLENGFGFLRSQRYNYLSSPDDIYVSPSQISLFRLRTGDHIEGQIRPPKKTEEEKFFALLRIELINDLSTDESRKRTLFDNLTPLFPDEAIKLEAEPEEVAMRMMDLFTPIGLGQRGLIVSPPKAGKTVLLKKIANSITRNMPDVKLIIFLVDERPEEVTDMQRSVKAEVVSSTFDEPAVKHVAVANMVHEKAKRLVECGYDVVILLDSITRLARAYNTCEPPSGRVLSGGLDANALHKPKKFFGAARNIEEGGSLTIIATALIDTGSKMDEVIYEEFKGTGNMEIHLDRNLSNIRVYPALDLKLSGTRREDLLQSVSVLEKARMLRRIFADMSNEEVIGKLKQALSKTATNEEFLNNMQYFAK, encoded by the coding sequence ATGCCGGTTGGCAAAAGAAAAGTGAAACTTAAATCGGACGCCGATACCCTGAACGGGAACGGATTTTCCGACAATAATAACGAAAACGGCGGTAATGCGCTCTTCGAGGAGACGCAGGGTCAATATACCCCTCCTGTGGAGAAAACCCGTTCTTCTGACGACGACGAATTCGACGATACCCCTAAAAATAAACCCAATCCCGAAGAGGATGTATACGTCGGCACGCCTACCGATGAGATCGCGTTAAGCGCGCAGAAAAAGCCCCACCGTCACGAAACCCACATCCCGGGTCTCCCGTCGGAAGCGGAAGCCAAAGAAATTATCGAAAAAGTATTCCCCGGCGACAGTAAACTCTCCATCAACGAGCTGAAAAAGCTGTCGATCGTGGGATTATCCATTGTCGCGATGCACCTGAAGCTCGATAACTACGAGTCGATGCATACCCAGGAATTGATATACAGCATCCTCCGCAAGCACGCCGATAACGGCGGGGTTATCTACGGCGGCGGCACCCTTCAGGTGCTCGAGAACGGTTTCGGATTCCTGCGCTCCCAGCGTTATAACTACCTGTCCAGTCCCGACGATATTTATGTTTCGCCGTCGCAGATTTCCCTGTTCCGTCTGCGCACGGGCGACCATATAGAAGGCCAGATTCGTCCCCCGAAGAAGACCGAAGAAGAAAAGTTTTTTGCGCTTCTCCGCATTGAGCTGATAAACGATCTTTCTACCGACGAGTCCCGCAAGCGCACGCTCTTCGATAACCTCACCCCGCTCTTCCCCGACGAGGCCATCAAGCTGGAAGCCGAACCCGAAGAAGTCGCTATGCGCATGATGGACTTGTTCACCCCTATCGGTCTCGGACAACGCGGGCTGATCGTTTCCCCCCCGAAAGCGGGAAAGACCGTCCTCCTGAAAAAAATCGCAAACAGTATCACACGCAATATGCCCGACGTTAAACTGATCATCTTCCTGGTGGATGAACGCCCCGAGGAAGTCACCGATATGCAGCGTTCCGTAAAGGCCGAGGTCGTCAGTTCGACGTTCGACGAACCCGCTGTCAAGCATGTCGCCGTCGCCAATATGGTGCATGAGAAGGCCAAACGTCTGGTGGAATGCGGCTATGACGTGGTTATCCTGCTCGACTCGATTACCCGACTCGCCCGCGCGTATAATACCTGCGAGCCCCCCAGCGGGCGCGTGCTCTCCGGCGGTCTGGACGCCAACGCCCTGCATAAACCGAAAAAATTCTTCGGCGCCGCGCGTAATATCGAAGAAGGCGGAAGCCTCACGATTATCGCGACCGCGCTCATCGATACCGGAAGTAAGATGGACGAAGTCATCTACGAGGAATTCAAGGGCACCGGCAATATGGAAATCCACCTCGACCGCAACCTCTCGAATATCCGCGTCTATCCCGCGCTCGACCTGAAACTTTCCGGCACCCGCCGCGAGGACTTGCTCCAGTCGGTCTCGGTGCTCGAAAAGGCGCGTATGCTCCGCCGTATTTTCGCGGATATGTCTAACGAGGAAGTAATCGGCAAGCTCAAACAGGCGCTTTCTAAAACCGCGACCAACGAGGAATTCCTGAACAATATGCAGTACTTCGCTAAATAA
- a CDS encoding leucine-rich repeat domain-containing protein, producing the protein MNLSGKIEQVRNGAISLDLRGMNLRRWERDVFTLTGLKDLNVNRNDLTDIPREIGLLTGLEEFYAGDNRIGRLPGEIGRLENLAVLYLSRNRLADLPREIGNLSKLRILFISSNRLSHITPELQKLTALAGIHASNNEISQLPKEMSQMAGLRILDLGNNNIHQLPQGFEALNRLFELDLSSNRLEEFPRAALQMRQLRRLSLAGNEIEEIPPEIENLTELIELDLGNNLITGVPASLQKLSKLKTLRLSSNRIELLPEIFANMKQLEVLDFSGNLITKAPLSIIGLTGLKELYMRDNKIEKLERGFFEMDKCDILAVGGNPLESPPVDIVNMGIEAVREYFEFQR; encoded by the coding sequence ATGAACCTTTCGGGAAAAATCGAACAAGTCAGGAATGGCGCAATTTCATTAGATTTACGCGGGATGAATCTCAGGCGCTGGGAACGCGACGTTTTTACGCTTACCGGGCTGAAAGACCTCAATGTCAACCGGAACGACCTGACCGATATCCCGCGGGAGATAGGGTTGCTGACTGGATTGGAGGAATTCTACGCGGGCGATAACCGTATCGGCAGGCTTCCCGGCGAAATCGGCAGGCTCGAAAATCTAGCGGTGCTGTACCTCTCGCGGAACCGTCTCGCCGACCTGCCGCGCGAGATAGGAAACCTCTCAAAACTGCGTATCCTTTTTATCTCGTCGAACCGCCTGTCCCATATCACGCCGGAACTCCAGAAACTCACCGCCCTCGCGGGCATACACGCGTCGAATAACGAAATCTCGCAGCTCCCCAAGGAGATGTCGCAGATGGCCGGCCTGCGGATCCTCGACCTCGGCAATAACAATATCCATCAGCTTCCGCAGGGATTCGAGGCGCTGAACCGGCTATTCGAGCTCGACCTCTCGTCGAACCGTCTGGAAGAATTCCCGCGCGCGGCGCTTCAGATGCGCCAGCTTCGCAGGCTCAGCCTCGCCGGCAACGAGATAGAGGAAATCCCGCCCGAGATCGAGAACCTGACCGAGCTCATCGAGCTCGATTTGGGGAATAACCTGATAACCGGCGTACCCGCGTCTCTGCAGAAACTCAGTAAGCTGAAAACCCTGCGGCTCAGCTCGAACCGTATCGAGTTATTACCGGAAATATTCGCGAATATGAAACAACTGGAAGTGCTCGACTTCAGCGGGAATCTGATAACGAAAGCCCCGTTGAGTATCATAGGCCTCACCGGTCTGAAAGAACTGTATATGCGGGATAACAAGATAGAAAAGCTCGAGCGCGGTTTTTTCGAGATGGATAAGTGCGATATCCTCGCGGTCGGCGGTAACCCGCTCGAATCTCCGCCGGTGGATATCGTGAATATGGGGATCGAAGCCGTCAGGGAATACTTTGAATTTCAGAGATAG
- a CDS encoding mechanosensitive ion channel family protein produces the protein MGEFFQNLSRVLIRLDLMNNPYFQFFIVIVVALIASKILEGTVAAKKDETFKENPVFRELVGGYLTRNLLIIWFLIGLLFAFDLLQLDFRWMNSIQSIIITVVLTICFFLAKKLIKSISITLHDSKSKATKRLFQNKNIINLFKRFLEVTMFILFATLILGSWGIQVAPILAGLGIAGIAVGLALQDSLGHIFGGVSLILDNTYNEGDFVELENGHIGTIYSIGYRSSKILTPSNEIIIVPNGEFAKMMVKNLSRPSRLYRLNLIINAAYGSSPEHVKKVILSTALDTEGVLDDPEAVVFFEKMDAYSLNFRLIVSIQNPLERLVVTDRILTRITDMFKKEKIQIPFPTTTVHIEKQ, from the coding sequence GTGGGGGAATTTTTCCAGAATCTATCGCGGGTATTAATCAGACTCGATCTCATGAATAATCCGTACTTCCAGTTCTTTATAGTAATCGTAGTCGCTCTAATAGCGAGCAAGATTCTTGAAGGGACGGTCGCCGCGAAGAAGGATGAAACCTTTAAGGAGAATCCGGTATTCCGCGAACTGGTGGGGGGATATCTCACCCGGAATCTTTTAATAATATGGTTTCTCATAGGACTGTTGTTCGCGTTCGATTTACTACAGCTGGACTTCCGGTGGATGAATTCGATACAGTCGATCATTATCACCGTAGTACTGACGATCTGTTTTTTCCTCGCGAAAAAACTCATCAAGTCGATTTCGATTACCCTGCACGACAGTAAATCGAAGGCCACCAAAAGATTATTTCAGAATAAAAATATTATTAATCTGTTCAAACGGTTTTTAGAAGTGACGATGTTTATCCTGTTCGCGACCCTGATACTGGGGAGTTGGGGCATACAGGTCGCCCCTATCCTCGCGGGTCTGGGAATAGCGGGTATCGCGGTCGGATTGGCTCTGCAGGATTCGCTCGGACATATTTTCGGCGGCGTTTCCCTGATACTGGACAACACCTACAACGAAGGGGATTTCGTCGAGCTGGAAAACGGCCATATCGGGACGATTTATTCCATCGGATACCGCAGCTCCAAGATACTGACGCCCAGCAATGAAATCATCATCGTCCCGAACGGGGAATTTGCCAAGATGATGGTGAAGAACCTCTCGCGCCCCTCGCGTCTGTACCGTCTGAACCTTATCATTAACGCGGCGTATGGGAGCAGCCCCGAACATGTAAAAAAGGTGATATTATCGACTGCACTGGACACCGAGGGAGTTCTCGACGATCCCGAGGCGGTGGTGTTTTTTGAAAAGATGGACGCGTATTCGCTGAATTTCAGGCTGATAGTTTCAATCCAGAACCCGTTGGAACGACTGGTTGTTACCGATAGAATTTTAACCCGGATTACGGACATGTTTAAAAAGGAAAAGATACAAATACCGTTCCCGACTACTACAGTTCATATAGAAAAACAATAG